The following proteins are encoded in a genomic region of Lactiplantibacillus plantarum:
- a CDS encoding glycosyltransferase family 2 protein — MEIMQTLKPFESIWNFVLLLLVSYPILGAFAWFIGVLCYQLIYRHRHKDDIEFQPLTPEEQPFITIMIPAHNEEVMIEHTINYLMNNLNYEKYEVLVTDDGSTDETPAILERLQSVYDNLRVVTIKKNQGKAHAFNVGVGFARGEFILSNDADSIPEPDALWKYMSYFMGEEHANTAAVTANMDVQNRSTIIAKSQTVEFSSIVGVIKRSQVSALGNMYAYSGANTMYRRDALIDVGLFRQDRATEDISIAWDHQLNGWTTVFSPDILFYMNVPENLDALYHQRKRWAKGGTEVLLTNFKRVVSHPGKYLKQWAFITDQTLSIIWSLFFFVSTLIFLISLVTFFFTGNYERVYHMFCMAFIFVTFEMFAGVLQLLSALIVDDRGRKFKYLIFMPLYMLIYWQVNALALVTTLIPAVKTILGYGSGTWVSPVRKHHTE; from the coding sequence ATGGAAATAATGCAAACACTTAAGCCCTTCGAAAGTATCTGGAACTTTGTTCTATTATTATTAGTCTCCTACCCGATTCTCGGTGCGTTTGCCTGGTTTATCGGCGTTCTCTGCTACCAGCTGATTTACCGTCATCGCCACAAAGACGATATTGAATTTCAACCGCTAACGCCTGAAGAACAACCCTTTATCACGATCATGATTCCAGCGCATAACGAAGAAGTCATGATTGAACACACAATCAACTATTTAATGAACAATTTAAATTATGAAAAATATGAAGTGCTGGTCACAGACGATGGTTCGACTGATGAGACCCCAGCTATTTTAGAACGTCTCCAGAGCGTGTACGACAACCTACGCGTGGTAACAATCAAGAAAAATCAGGGTAAGGCCCACGCGTTCAACGTCGGTGTCGGCTTTGCCCGTGGTGAATTCATTTTAAGTAATGACGCTGATTCCATTCCAGAACCCGATGCACTGTGGAAATATATGAGTTACTTCATGGGCGAAGAACACGCCAATACGGCAGCGGTCACGGCCAACATGGACGTTCAGAACCGAAGCACGATCATCGCTAAGTCGCAAACCGTAGAATTTTCAAGTATCGTTGGTGTTATCAAGCGGAGCCAAGTCAGTGCTTTAGGTAACATGTATGCCTATAGTGGTGCCAATACAATGTACCGTCGTGACGCTCTGATTGACGTCGGCTTATTCCGGCAAGATCGCGCGACCGAAGATATCAGTATTGCTTGGGATCACCAGTTGAATGGTTGGACGACCGTTTTCTCGCCAGACATTCTATTCTATATGAACGTCCCCGAGAATCTAGACGCCCTTTATCATCAACGCAAACGTTGGGCCAAAGGTGGTACCGAAGTGCTGTTGACCAACTTTAAACGGGTTGTCAGTCATCCCGGTAAGTATTTGAAGCAATGGGCTTTTATTACTGATCAAACACTGAGCATCATCTGGTCCCTATTCTTCTTTGTCTCAACACTGATCTTCCTGATCTCGCTCGTCACCTTCTTCTTTACTGGCAATTACGAGCGCGTCTATCATATGTTCTGCATGGCCTTCATCTTCGTGACCTTCGAAATGTTCGCCGGCGTCTTGCAGCTATTGTCCGCATTGATCGTTGACGACCGTGGCCGCAAGTTTAAATATCTGATTTTCATGCCACTCTACATGCTGATTTACTGGCAGGTTAACGCCCTCGCTCTGGTCACTACGCTGATTCCAGCCGTTAAAACCATCCTGGGTTACGGCAGCGGCACCTGGGTCAGCCCAGTTCGGAAGCACCACACTGAATAA
- a CDS encoding YqeG family HAD IIIA-type phosphatase, which translates to MIKQFKPTWMIPAIYNVTPAQLRAQGIKAVFTDLDNTLIAWDNPDGTPELKKWLHALQDAGIPLVVVSNNSEARIAKALQSLELPFVSRSLKPLPLGISKARHDLGLHKNEVVMVGDQYITDMWAAHLAGVPSILVQPIVKTDAWNTRINRFFERFIKLRLAHVYPEMHFQEDLNK; encoded by the coding sequence ATGATTAAGCAATTTAAACCAACTTGGATGATACCAGCAATCTACAATGTGACACCGGCGCAGTTACGAGCGCAGGGCATTAAGGCGGTATTTACCGACCTTGATAACACGTTGATCGCATGGGACAATCCGGATGGCACCCCGGAACTGAAAAAGTGGCTGCACGCGTTACAAGACGCGGGCATTCCGTTAGTGGTGGTGTCGAACAATTCCGAAGCGCGAATTGCTAAGGCGCTGCAAAGCCTGGAACTGCCATTTGTTTCGCGGTCACTGAAACCACTACCGCTGGGGATCAGTAAGGCGCGTCATGACCTGGGCTTACACAAAAATGAAGTGGTCATGGTTGGCGATCAGTATATCACCGACATGTGGGCGGCCCATCTTGCGGGCGTGCCCAGTATCTTAGTACAGCCAATCGTGAAGACGGACGCGTGGAATACCCGGATAAACCGTTTCTTTGAACGATTTATCAAATTACGATTAGCACATGTTTATCCAGAAATGCATTTTCAGGAGGACCTTAATAAGTGA